In the genome of Saprospira sp. CCB-QB6, one region contains:
- a CDS encoding THUMP domain-containing class I SAM-dependent RNA methyltransferase, which yields MQAYIATTFFGLENVLAKELSQLGAQNIQPLKRAVRFEANPLQLYKANMGLRTALHILHPLAEEKVRNADQLYALGKAINWMRWFNNEATYAIRARVSQAPEFKSPLFAALKLKDAIADQFRDFTGSRPNIDRDNPDIEIHLHIFKDRCSISIDSSGSSLHRRGYRRGGHAAPMNEVLAAGMLLLSDWRGQGNLVDFMCGSGTILTEGALLATNKAPNLLRPNFSLKHWKNFDKELWSQARMELMSEEKTFEHRIYGSDFKRSAISEAFKNAHAAGVADLMQLENLDFRKLKRPEEGEAGAVIINPPYGERLKPSQIGRLYAQIGDALKKHFSGYSAWILSSNREATKEVGLRPKNRIPLYNGPLECRLLQYDLYDGSKYLEKKRQAEKENEAPKKEES from the coding sequence ATGCAAGCCTATATCGCCACTACCTTTTTTGGCCTCGAAAATGTCCTCGCCAAAGAACTCAGCCAACTTGGCGCCCAAAATATTCAGCCCCTAAAAAGAGCGGTTCGCTTCGAAGCCAACCCACTCCAACTTTATAAGGCCAATATGGGCCTGCGCACTGCCTTGCACATTTTGCACCCCCTAGCCGAAGAAAAGGTCCGCAATGCTGACCAACTCTATGCCCTAGGTAAAGCAATCAACTGGATGCGCTGGTTTAATAATGAAGCCACTTATGCCATCCGCGCAAGAGTGAGCCAAGCTCCAGAGTTTAAAAGCCCGCTTTTTGCCGCTCTTAAACTCAAGGATGCTATCGCCGATCAATTTAGAGACTTTACGGGCAGCCGCCCCAATATTGATCGCGATAATCCAGATATCGAAATTCACCTGCATATTTTTAAAGATCGCTGTAGTATCTCTATTGATAGTAGTGGCTCTTCACTCCACCGCCGCGGCTATCGCCGAGGGGGACATGCCGCTCCCATGAATGAGGTCCTTGCCGCAGGGATGCTCCTCCTTTCTGACTGGCGCGGCCAAGGTAATTTGGTCGATTTTATGTGCGGTTCAGGTACAATTCTAACCGAAGGCGCCCTGCTAGCTACCAATAAAGCCCCCAACTTGCTCCGCCCCAATTTTAGCCTCAAGCACTGGAAAAACTTCGATAAGGAGCTCTGGAGCCAAGCCCGTATGGAGCTGATGAGTGAGGAAAAAACCTTTGAACACCGCATTTATGGCTCAGACTTTAAACGCTCTGCCATTTCTGAGGCCTTCAAAAATGCGCATGCTGCCGGCGTAGCCGACCTCATGCAACTGGAAAATCTCGATTTCAGAAAGCTGAAACGCCCCGAAGAAGGCGAAGCTGGTGCCGTGATTATCAACCCACCCTATGGCGAACGCCTCAAACCTAGCCAAATTGGCCGACTCTATGCCCAAATTGGCGATGCCCTCAAGAAACATTTTTCGGGCTATTCTGCCTGGATCCTCTCTTCTAACCGAGAGGCCACCAAGGAGGTAGGACTCCGCCCAAAAAATCGAATTCCCCTATATAACGGCCCCCTCGAATGCCGCCTCTTGCAATATGATCTCTATGATGGCAGCAAATACTTAGAGAAAAAACGACAGGCCGAAAAAGAAAATGAAGCCCCCAAAAAAGAAGAGTCTTAA
- the rpsT gene encoding 30S ribosomal protein S20, protein MANHKSAKKRIRQTAKRRVHNRFYKKTTRSAIKRLRSITEKADAEKFLPKVVSMIDRLAKKNQVHKNKAANLKSKLTSYVNNL, encoded by the coding sequence ATGGCCAATCACAAATCAGCAAAAAAGCGCATTCGCCAAACAGCTAAGCGCCGCGTGCACAACCGCTTCTACAAGAAAACAACTCGTTCTGCTATCAAACGTCTACGCAGCATCACTGAAAAAGCAGATGCTGAAAAGTTCTTGCCCAAAGTAGTCTCTATGATCGACCGCTTGGCTAAAAAGAACCAAGTACACAAAAATAAAGCGGCCAACTTGAAGAGCAAATTGACTTCTTACGTCAACAATCTCTAG
- a CDS encoding YeiH family protein — protein MSKQQALANRWPIRILFVLCLIWALSPWANSAAALVVGLLFRHFLGHPFLSYSQKAVKNLLKLAVVGLGFGISAQEALQVGQEGLLLTVFSISLTLSLAFIIGRLLQMPKAESHLIGSGTAICGGSAIAAVAPVINASEQNISTALGVVFILNSIALVLFPFIGQALELSQTDFGLWAAIAIHDTSSVVGAAHSYGEEALNVATTVKLARALWIIPIALLSAYWFKGEQKSIKIPYFIGGFLIAILINSYTPFPEALSSGIKQAAKALLVLTLFLIGSNLSLEQMKKAGLKALSLGVALWLIISVSSLIWILYL, from the coding sequence ATGTCAAAACAACAAGCGCTAGCCAATCGCTGGCCTATACGCATACTATTTGTTCTCTGCCTAATCTGGGCACTTAGCCCTTGGGCCAATAGCGCCGCAGCTTTGGTGGTTGGCCTTCTTTTTCGCCATTTTTTAGGCCACCCATTTTTGAGCTATAGCCAAAAGGCGGTCAAAAACTTACTCAAATTGGCAGTAGTGGGCCTCGGTTTTGGCATTTCAGCCCAAGAGGCCCTGCAAGTTGGCCAAGAGGGTTTGCTGCTTACCGTTTTTTCAATTAGTCTTACGCTTAGCCTAGCCTTTATTATTGGCCGCTTGCTCCAAATGCCTAAAGCCGAAAGCCATCTGATTGGCTCAGGCACCGCTATCTGTGGCGGAAGCGCTATCGCCGCCGTCGCCCCCGTCATTAACGCTTCTGAACAAAATATCTCGACAGCCCTTGGGGTGGTCTTTATTCTCAACTCTATTGCCTTGGTCCTTTTTCCCTTTATCGGCCAGGCACTAGAACTAAGCCAAACAGATTTTGGCCTTTGGGCCGCTATCGCCATCCATGATACGAGCTCAGTGGTCGGAGCCGCCCACAGCTATGGCGAAGAAGCCCTAAATGTCGCTACTACGGTCAAATTGGCCCGCGCACTCTGGATTATCCCCATCGCATTACTCTCCGCCTACTGGTTCAAAGGCGAACAGAAAAGTATCAAGATTCCCTATTTCATTGGCGGCTTCCTAATCGCCATTCTCATCAATAGCTACACGCCTTTTCCCGAAGCCCTTTCTAGCGGAATCAAACAAGCCGCCAAGGCCCTTTTGGTCCTCACGCTTTTTCTTATCGGCAGCAATCTCTCTCTAGAACAAATGAAAAAGGCCGGACTCAAAGCACTTAGCCTAGGTGTCGCTCTTTGGCTCATCATTTCGGTCAGTAGCCTAATTTGGATTCTTTATTTATAA
- a CDS encoding M23 family metallopeptidase produces the protein MKKRVLYRYNRHTLSYEQIKKNWLQQLGQMTMILSATAIYGWGLWSFAAPQTLRDYVAEKQLITAKIEETNQKLDLMGAALVDLKERDQNLYSPTLDLNQIDDSEWEYGVGGSIKQPELQQLQDGAALVEMAEKMQKIRHQMSMVAASQDKLLTKTSKAEKRMRAIPAIRPLLRLERPLHLSSGFGMRRNPFNKSVWQMHPGIDLGAPMGAPIFATGDGTVVRVEHKRSGYGFNVVIDHGYGYKTLYGHMCLIDAKVGEKVQRGEIIGYVGSTGYSTSPHVHYEVFINNKRVDPKPYIADMTTEQIKTIAKSVDPEVSFSYKRRRSRR, from the coding sequence ATGAAAAAACGAGTACTTTATCGTTATAACAGGCATACGCTTTCCTACGAACAGATCAAGAAAAACTGGCTTCAACAACTGGGGCAGATGACTATGATCCTTAGTGCAACGGCCATCTACGGCTGGGGATTATGGAGCTTTGCCGCCCCTCAAACTCTACGTGATTATGTTGCAGAAAAGCAACTAATCACAGCCAAAATTGAAGAAACTAACCAGAAATTGGACCTTATGGGAGCTGCTTTAGTAGATCTCAAAGAACGGGACCAAAACTTATATAGCCCCACTCTAGACCTCAATCAAATTGATGATAGTGAATGGGAATATGGAGTAGGGGGGAGCATTAAGCAGCCCGAACTTCAACAACTCCAAGATGGAGCGGCCCTAGTAGAAATGGCCGAGAAAATGCAGAAAATCCGTCACCAAATGTCTATGGTGGCCGCCTCTCAAGATAAATTATTGACCAAAACCAGCAAGGCCGAAAAGCGCATGCGCGCTATTCCCGCAATCCGGCCGCTTTTGCGCCTAGAGCGCCCACTTCACCTCTCTTCAGGTTTTGGTATGCGTAGAAATCCTTTTAACAAGTCCGTTTGGCAAATGCACCCTGGTATTGACTTAGGAGCCCCTATGGGAGCGCCTATCTTTGCTACTGGCGATGGTACCGTGGTTCGTGTAGAACATAAACGCAGCGGATACGGCTTTAATGTGGTTATCGATCACGGCTATGGCTATAAAACGCTTTATGGTCATATGTGCTTGATTGATGCCAAGGTAGGCGAAAAAGTACAACGTGGAGAAATTATTGGCTATGTGGGAAGCACAGGCTATTCTACTTCTCCTCACGTTCACTATGAGGTATTTATCAATAATAAGCGAGTAGATCCCAAACCCTACATCGCAGATATGACCACGGAGCAAATCAAAACGATTGCAAAGTCTGTAGATCCTGAGGTCAGCTTTTCTTATAAGCGCCGCCGTTCGCGCCGCTAA
- a CDS encoding cytochrome b5 domain-containing protein: protein MQDLPLFSRSQLALRNGQDRDEIWVAYQGLIYELNGSRLWRTGQHYGQWAGQDLTQELDQKAPHSATHLQRFKLVGRLVQ, encoded by the coding sequence ATGCAAGATCTCCCCCTTTTTAGCCGCAGCCAATTGGCCCTACGCAACGGCCAAGACCGAGACGAAATTTGGGTGGCCTACCAAGGACTCATCTACGAGCTCAACGGTAGCCGCCTCTGGCGAACTGGCCAACATTATGGCCAATGGGCCGGACAAGATCTAACCCAAGAATTAGATCAAAAAGCCCCTCATTCAGCCACACACCTCCAAAGATTCAAATTGGTTGGCCGATTAGTCCAATAA
- a CDS encoding APC family permease — MEEEGAKNKLGLAAAVAVIAACMIGTGVFTSLGYQVIGIKSTFAVVVLWLVGGLVALCGALVYGELAVRLPGSGGEYNYLSKIYHPGLGFLSGWTSATIGFAAPIAASSMAFSKYFSWALPSYFEGMSEEELETAQVVVAMVLVLLAALVNFMKLSWSSLIQSGTTYLNLFLIVVLIVCGFFIAGDTSHFSFSMEAVDFEAIASHSFAVSLIYVSYAFSGWNAVTYVAGEVKSANKNVPRSLILSVVLVATLYVLLNFVFLYRVPMAELEGQNEVGAIAAQAIFGDLGGQLISAMICLGLLASVLGMTLAGPRVSQQMGQDLKGLRFWAISNKAGAPYMAVIIQSVIALALIYTASFDAVIRYVGFTLALFTCLTVLGLFVLRVRQPESKGYRLPLYPLPAIIFILLELWMLVYTMIDHPKESFAGLGTLAVGLVVYFVAKGRK; from the coding sequence GTGGAAGAGGAAGGAGCAAAAAATAAATTGGGTTTAGCAGCGGCTGTAGCCGTTATTGCTGCCTGTATGATTGGCACTGGGGTCTTTACGAGCTTGGGCTATCAAGTGATTGGGATCAAATCTACCTTTGCGGTGGTGGTCCTTTGGTTGGTGGGCGGCCTAGTGGCGCTTTGTGGTGCCTTGGTGTATGGAGAACTAGCAGTTCGCTTACCAGGTTCTGGTGGAGAATACAACTACTTGAGCAAGATTTATCATCCTGGCTTGGGCTTTTTGTCGGGTTGGACCTCGGCGACAATTGGCTTTGCGGCTCCGATTGCTGCTTCTTCTATGGCCTTTAGCAAATACTTTTCTTGGGCTCTGCCTAGCTATTTTGAAGGCATGAGCGAAGAGGAGTTGGAAACGGCACAAGTGGTAGTGGCCATGGTTTTGGTCCTTTTGGCGGCCTTGGTCAACTTTATGAAATTATCTTGGTCCTCTTTGATACAGAGTGGAACCACCTATCTCAATCTCTTCCTCATTGTGGTCTTGATTGTCTGCGGCTTTTTTATAGCTGGAGATACGAGCCATTTTTCCTTTAGTATGGAGGCGGTAGATTTTGAGGCGATTGCTAGCCATAGTTTTGCCGTTTCCCTAATCTATGTCTCTTATGCCTTTTCGGGTTGGAATGCTGTAACTTATGTGGCAGGAGAAGTAAAATCGGCCAATAAAAATGTGCCTCGATCTTTGATTTTATCCGTCGTTTTGGTGGCCACGCTTTATGTTTTGCTCAATTTTGTATTTTTGTACCGAGTGCCAATGGCGGAGCTAGAAGGGCAGAATGAAGTGGGGGCAATTGCCGCCCAAGCCATCTTTGGCGATTTGGGTGGGCAGTTGATTTCGGCCATGATTTGTTTGGGCCTTTTAGCCTCTGTTTTGGGGATGACCTTAGCGGGCCCCAGAGTGAGCCAGCAAATGGGCCAAGATCTAAAAGGCTTGCGTTTTTGGGCCATTAGCAATAAAGCGGGAGCGCCTTATATGGCCGTAATTATTCAGTCTGTAATTGCCCTAGCTCTTATTTATACGGCTAGCTTTGATGCGGTGATTCGTTATGTGGGCTTTACCTTGGCCCTCTTTACCTGTTTAACTGTTTTGGGCCTTTTTGTGCTTAGAGTTCGGCAGCCAGAGAGTAAGGGGTATCGCTTGCCGCTTTATCCTTTGCCTGCAATAATTTTCATTTTGCTAGAGCTTTGGATGCTCGTTTATACGATGATCGATCATCCTAAAGAGTCTTTTGCGGGTTTGGGGACGCTAGCTGTTGGTCTAGTTGTTTATTTTGTGGCCAAGGGTCGAAAATAA